In the Candidatus Omnitrophota bacterium genome, TAAAGTCACCTTTACTAACATCAATGGTAACAGTCAGCTTACCTGATTCTGGGAAAAGTGACTGAAAAGAAAAGGAGAATTTTCCATCTATATCAGAGGTAGTACTTCCAACAAAGTCGGGTGAGGTAACTACAGCATTAGCAAGAGGAGTTTCAGTATCTGCAGCATAGACTATACCGCTAATAAAGCTTGTAGGCTCTACAATCTCTATACTCTCTGTATCACTCCAACCAGTAGCAGCAATCGTATCGCAAGTTGTACCAGCATAAGCTTGATTTGCAGAAAAACGCTGTCTCAGCCAAGCAAATATCTTCTGTAAAAAGTCCGCTCCTTTAGTTATGCCCTGTGTAGCAGGAAGAGCAGCTTTGACGCGGTAATAATAAGTGCCGACAGTTCCTTTGTTAACAAAGAGTTGAGAAACATTCAAAGTATAGCTAACAGGGTTGCTAAACTGGGGGTTATCTGCTTCTTCTAGCTTATAGGCTTCAGCACAGTCTACATCAGTCCAATCTACTAGATAAGCTGCATCAAAATTAGGATCTATGGGCTTGTTTAAATGAGGTGGTTGAGGCGTTGTTTCTGGAGGTAATTCTGGAATATCTTCAGTGGGAGGGGCATCTCCGCAAAAAGCAGGCTTAGTAAACAAGAAGCCGTGAGAAACAAAAAAGCCTAAAATCAAAATAACGACCAATAATGACTTAAAAACACAACTCTTCATTCTCATGCCTCCTTTAGAAAAACATAAAGGATTATTTCAAAAACTTCCTTGGATCAGTTATTTTCCCTTCAATTACACTGGCTGCCACAGTTGCTGGCGAGGCAAGGTAAATATTGGCATTGGGATTACCCATCCTGCCTTTAAAATTACGGTTTGCTGTTGAAATAACGTTTTCCCCATCAGCAGGAACGCCATTGTGCGTTCCTACGCAGGGTCCACAACCAGCAGCAACGACAACAGCGCCAGCCTTAATAAATGTTTCAATCAGCCCTAATTTGAGTGCTTCCAGGTAAATACTGCTGCTTGCAGGCGCAATGATAAATTTTACGCCTTTTGCTACAGATTTACCTTTTAGAATTTTTGCAGCAATTTTTAAATCGCTAAGTCTTCCGTTGGTACACGTACCAAGATAGCCTTCCTGAATTTGCTCGCCCTCTACTTCCTCAACCGATTTTGCATTATCTGGACTATGAGGCGTTGAAACTATAGGCGTTAGCCCTAATAAGTCTATCTCTTTTTCATCCACATAATGAGCATCTTTATCTGCAGTCTGTGGCTCTAATCTTTGCCTTGTTCGCCCCTTCAACCATTTATTAGTTACCTTATCAACTGGTAAAAACCCACATTTAGCACCTACCTCAACTGCCATATTTGCGATTGTGAATCTACCGTCCATATCTATCTTTGCCAGGGGCAAGCCGTAAAACTCAAGGGCTTTATATGTGGCACCATTTGCTCCTAACAAACCAGTTATATACAAAATTACGTCTTTAGCAAAGACACCTTTTGGAATTTTCCCTTTTAGGGTAATTTTAATCGTCTCCGGAACCTTAAACCAATTCAAACCGCTGGCTAAAGTGACTGCTAAATCAGTCGAGCCAACTCCAGTTGCGAATACACCCAAGGCGCCGTATGTACAGGTATGCGAATCTGCACCAATCACAAGATTCCCAGGAAGAATCTTACCTTGTTCTGGAATAATCTGATGGCATACACCACAGCCTATTTCAAATAAAGTAACATTCTTTTCCTTAGCAAACGCTCGCATCCTGCTATGAACAGCTGAAACTCCAAGATTTGGAGCAGGGCTATTATGATCAATTACCATGCAGAATTTTTCTTTGTCAAAGACCTCTTCTCTGCCAAGCTGTTTGAATCTATCAATGATTATACTGCTTGTTCCATCCTGGCCAAAACAAAAATCTACATTAGCCAGGACAAAATCACCAGCACAACAATCTTGGGAACTATGTTTAGAAAAAATCTTCTCAGCGATAGTCTTGGCTGTCTTACTCATGGGAAAGTGACTCGATGAATTTCTTTATTCGCCTGCAACCTTCTATTATTTCATCGTTATTCGTGGCAAAGCTTAAACGCACATGAGACTTTGATCCAAAACTCTCCGCCGGAATACAAGCAACAAACTCCTCATCAAGTAGCCTACTGGCAAATTCCATAGGTGCAATTT is a window encoding:
- a CDS encoding 3-isopropylmalate dehydratase large subunit, whose product is MSKTAKTIAEKIFSKHSSQDCCAGDFVLANVDFCFGQDGTSSIIIDRFKQLGREEVFDKEKFCMVIDHNSPAPNLGVSAVHSRMRAFAKEKNVTLFEIGCGVCHQIIPEQGKILPGNLVIGADSHTCTYGALGVFATGVGSTDLAVTLASGLNWFKVPETIKITLKGKIPKGVFAKDVILYITGLLGANGATYKALEFYGLPLAKIDMDGRFTIANMAVEVGAKCGFLPVDKVTNKWLKGRTRQRLEPQTADKDAHYVDEKEIDLLGLTPIVSTPHSPDNAKSVEEVEGEQIQEGYLGTCTNGRLSDLKIAAKILKGKSVAKGVKFIIAPASSSIYLEALKLGLIETFIKAGAVVVAAGCGPCVGTHNGVPADGENVISTANRNFKGRMGNPNANIYLASPATVAASVIEGKITDPRKFLK